In Etheostoma cragini isolate CJK2018 chromosome 15, CSU_Ecrag_1.0, whole genome shotgun sequence, the DNA window atgaaaaaaacattttacgaTGATTTAAATCCACGACTGAGCTGATGTCTTGTCAGGAAAACACATTTGAGACCCTGACACAAGTAAGCTTCACCTTTATGTTGGTGACTCGGGGCCCCAAGGCATTCTTCATCCAGGATATGAGGTCATCGGCCTGCTCCTGCGTCAGGCGCTCAGAGGCTGTAGGAGAGAAAAGGCAATGAACCGGAGTGAGGACAACAACCGGGACACAGAGTTGTCCTGCTACACTGATCAGCTTTAACTGGAGATATATGAGAGAGGAGCAAACCGGGCTTGCTGTCTTCAAACTTCTCCTCTTTGTAGTGATCCACCACGATGTCGGTCTCCACCGAgatcatcttcttcttttcgAACTCTCTGAGGTGGAGCAGGGTCAGCTCATCAAACTGCTCGTAGCAGAACAACACCTGCACGTACACAGAAGACCCAAAAGAAATGTCTACAGCAGTTTTCATCCTTAATGAACAGCTTTTATTCAGCTTTTCAGTGACAGAACCGCAATATTGTCCCTTTTATTCTCATTTGACAATATAAAACTGGGCCTCCAATTACATGTAGGACTGGCTAAGgcctttatacatacattttaaatgaattgaatattgactttggcatgattttattttatcatgtttgaatgttaaacatactgtacatgtggcaCAGCCAATGCTTAGAATTAACTGAACATGTGGGTGTCGACCTAGTTCTATCACaaattgatttatatttgctaataatatgttgaattcatgtcattttttaaatttaaacttttcaaaataatttacaattttataagttctgcagtaactctgaggactcCCTAGGGGTCCCCGACCCCGTTTAAGATCTCTGATGTAATATGTTAGGACTTAAAATACCTATGCATTCATCTGGCCAACTGATACAGTAAACATTAAAGTTCAAGCCACAAAGGGACTCAAATTTTCAAAGTATGatattttagatttaaatgAATTATATCTTTCTatgtatattaataaataattaaataaaatcttaCACAACAAGTGGGAAAGGGACATGGGACTGAAGAATATGTCAATAGGAATATGGCCTACAATGCAACTGGAAAATAAGAGCTGACCGACTTTCGTTAAAAGCTCCACTGATTTACAGGAATAATGTGATGTACTGCCCTCTGTGGTGCTACGAAATATTTCTTATATCACAAGTTAAATGTTGATTTCTCAGCACACGTCACACCCCTTGCTTACCTCCATGTCTTTCTGTTTCATGGCCTCATAGTAGGGGGAGTGCTCTGCAAGATGGCGGTTGGGGGCGCACAGGTAGTAGATGTTGCGTGTGCCAGCCTTCATGCGGGAGGAGTACTCCATCAGATTGGTGTGCTGGCCCGCTGGTAGAGCAGAAGACTCAAACCTCAACAGCTTTGCAATATCCTCCTGTGCAAAGACAGCATGGAGGGTCAAACAGTAAGGCAAGATCCCTTATTCCCGCTGCGTTTGacatttgtataaaaaatagtttttttgcattttcaaagtCACCTTGACATCTTGTTCCTGAGTGGTGACGATGCCCTCCCTCATGAAGAGGCCGTAGTCCTCAAAGAACTTGTTGTACTTCTCTGGCTCCTTCTTGCTCTGGTCCAGCAGGAAGCGGATCACCCTCTGCTGCAACACGTCACGGAGCTTCCTGAAGCCAGAGGCGACGGTAAAACAATAAGTACGTAATAAGTAAAAGAACTGAGAACTCCATTATGAGGTTATGAGTAAATCCTAAAAAGAAATTGAGATTTTGATAATAAAGAGTAAGAGTAAGAGCAAGACAACACGGTGAAACATAAGTGATGATACATTAAacgcaaaaacacaaacaggtgAGTTTCCCAATAAACAGTTGAAAACTGGCGTTTTACCGGATGAGGGCGCTCTCTTGCAACAGCTCTCTGCTCAGATTCAGCGGGATGTCCTCACTGTCCaccacacctacacacacacacaatcggacagacagacagacagtgtttAGCTCAGcactgaaaaatgaaacaaaatattcATATAATCATGCATTTAGAAACAGCAGAGTAAAAACAAGCAGCTCCACCAGGAGCGGGTGGAGGCTCTTGGGAGGATCCAGACCTCGGAGGAAGCGCAGCCACTTGGGCAAGATGTCCGTGGCTTTGGTCTGGATCAGGACCTTCCTGCTGAACAGAGCCACGCTGGAGCCCATCTCCCTGCTCACATCAAACATGCTCGGCTTCTGttgacaaattaattatttgtaaTAAAGATAAATTAATGTGTTCTCAATaccaccaaaaaaacaactaattgtGTTACATAACATGACCTTTCACACAGGTTCGCATTATCTTAGCGGTTGTTTTGACACATTTATGGAAAGTTGCTGATTTCAATCGCAGATTAGCCGAGTGGGGAAATGTGAAACAGAAACATTCACTTTAAGTGGGCTGGTGAGATTTTCCACTCAGCAGTTGACACTGTGCCATTCCTGAGCTGCTCACCGTGTCAGGGACATAAAAGATGCTTCGGATGTTGAGCGGGGCGTCGGCACGGTAGTGCAGCGTGTAGCGAGGCTTGTCGTAGGCTTGGGCGACATAACGGTAGAATTCCTCATGCTGCCAGTCACTAATTTCCTTGGGCTCCATCATCCACAAAGCCTGATGGAAGACAGAGGCCAAGCAACCATtgataataaaacagaaaaaaaaatctcaaagaatTACAGTGAAACCTGATGCATTCTTCAGCCTCACTGCAGAATTAACAGGCGTTAAGCTTTTATTTAAGGTTCACAATCGGGGCGCAATATCAGCATGTAAACAATAGTGAAATGATGTGTGTCAAAGGTTTTTGGACTGAGACCGAATCAGAGAGGCTCACCTGCAGTGTGTTGAGCCTGCGTCCGTTCAGGAAGATGGGGAAGCTGACAAAGTTGCTGTACTTTGTCACAACATCTGAAAGAGATTCAACAGCTTGTAAGGACACTGAGTGATGCTACACTAATGTGTTTTCTCACTGCTGGTATagaagcagctccagcagttATACCTTTAACTCTGTCCTCGGTGGAAAACTCCTTGCAGTCGTCTTTGAGGTGCAGCACGATCTTTGTTCCCTGTTGAACACCACTGGCTTCAGCGATCTCAAAGACTCCAGAGCTGAAGAAGACAACGCCAGAGGATCACATTTGGTTACGGTCCTTTAACAGATGTATTCACTCTTTGGTCTGCTGCAGAACAGAACCAAACTGAGAATATCATGTTCCTACTCTTGACGTGGACATCAAAGACTTTCATTCCCatcccttccctccctctcaccCGTCTGAGGACCACTTGTATCCGGGTGCGTCGAGTTCAGCGGACCGCGAGTAGACGTCAACACGGTCAGCCACCATGAAGGAAGAGTAGAATCCCACACCAAACTGACCAATGATGGTGCTGCTGGCCTCTGCCTGGTTCTGCAGGGCATCCAAAAAGGCCTGCAGTGTGGTGAAGAGATGATAATGATTATGACAGAATGAGGAGGATATATCATGAATACAGGTGTGACATTCATAGACAAACTGATGGATTTATTGGATTGTTAGTCATATATCCAAAAGCTAGTTGAGGGTGGAGGAATGTCACCTTGGAACCGGAGCGGGCGATAGTCCCCAGGTTGGCCACCAGCTCCTCTTGGTTCATCCCTACTCCTGTGTCCTGTTAAGAGTACAGAAAATCACAGTCACTCAAGTCATTATAGCTTGTTGTATGATATCCATCCACCAGGTGGCATCCATTTCAAAGACAGACCAGGAACCAGAGTTCATCAGGAGCCTTTTTCACTTATTAACCTGGTTCCTACTGGATTTAAgaaaactgggacattttggataaacctcatttaaaaaGCTACAGTGGGACTAACTATGTCATTGTTACGCACTGTGTAGTAGGGAAGATAAAAAAGTCGTTGTGGGACAATCAGTGAAAGAAGTGATGCTGATATTGGTTAACGGTTTTCTTTCACGTTTACTCTGGATCTAGGAGACTGCTGGGACCAACAGAAACATGTCACTTGGTAGCCCAAAGCGGCTTTGAGAGCATCAAACCACTTCATAGTTTTTTGGTTTTGCACCCATTgcgattcttttttttcttcctacaaTTTCTGCCGGATGTTGAGACATCTTCTCCTGCCATCAACTCCTGCTCCCTCTGAATGGCCTCCTCTCCCCTAACACTGGTGAGGGCCTGGCCCTTTATTACACTCCTGCAGTGGAAGAGGGCTATGTTGTATGTCTAACAGAAAGTAAACATGGGACtgaaagaaaactgtaaaaaaataccAATCAACCATTAAGTCATGCAGACTGCACATTTTACACAGTCATGGGTATACCTGAATGGTGAAGGTGCCCTTGGCACCATCGGTCTGCAGGTGGATCTCCATCTGAGCTGTTTCACCACCTGCTGTCACCAGTTTGTGCCGCAATTTTTCCAGAGCGTCGCTGCCGTTGGAGATCAGCTCCCTGATAAACACCTGGTAGGACGCGGAAGCAAAGATCAGGTATAGTTCATTTACTGAAATGTCAGTCCAGCTAAGGCTACATCGACATTATtacgttttcattttaaaacagtgttttaaaaaacaaaaacaatctctgCCCTCCTGTGTTTTATAAGTAATCTGAAAACGCATGTCACAGACAATTATAGGACACTGGACACAGGAAACGTGGCTCAATGCTAAAAGAACAGCTCGCTTCCTGCACAAGTAGACGCATTAAATAGTGCAGTATTTAAACGGCAAAACAGCTGCTAGCATTGACATCAaggttggggggaggggggggggttgtaatTCATTATCCATGTTGAATTTATCACTGGTGCCAAGGCTGATGTTGATTGTTAATTCTTCCGGAAAAGGGTCACATGATAGGGCCAATTAGGAAACACATTGAGACTGATAAGACCCGATCAGAGAGCAAACTTGGGTGTCCGAGTCATCATTTGCAAAGGTCTCCATTTCTGTCCATACAGACTGAAATGCAAAATTTTCAAAACTAAACCTCGGTCAGCAGTGTGTCCAAATGCCTCGAAGTAGTCTGAACACAGAGGCATAAACATAGCAACAGATGCGTTTTAAAGCAGAAACTTATTCGTGTGGATGTAGTCTAAGTTGTAgattatctctctctttctttcaaacACACTTACCTCTTTCTCTGAATACAAGGACCTGGCAACAATGTCCAGCAGCTTCTTCGTCTCAGCCTGAAATTCATGTTTGGACAAGCTACCTGCATGGATCAATGGTAGAAcaacattcagtttttttttttgtttttttatctgacaAATGATCAGCTTCACTGTGACattattatgtactgtatgtctgcagCTCTTCTACCACCTTGAACAGACTCTGTATCACTGATGATAGTGTGCAGAGGCTCCTCTTCCGgctctttctctgcctcctgGGTGCTGTAGTAAGACTGCTGGCTGAAGCCGAGACAGGACCGCTGGGAGCTCCACACTTTGGGCCGACTGCTCCATCTTGGCTGCTGCCCAAGCTGCAAGTCTGATACAGGTCCAACAAACTCAACTAAACATGGTCACGAGTAGTGTTTACAGACATGCTTGAAAACATGAACCAGTTTAATAGGTTCAGGATTTGTTGCTCACGTTTATAAATCATAGATCTATCTATTTTAGactataaaataacaaataaaatctgATGTCATTACTGAGTCTTGTAAGCCATCCCTCGATATTCATATTTAGCAGTTTTTTAGTTTCTAAGGAAGCTTTCGACTGACACCAGCTTGCGGCGTTAGACTGCAGTCTGGTAAATGAAGTAAAATTGAACCGCAGCGGTTTACTGTGATCTGGGCTAGCTCCCTAACAACTTAACGTTACCTCTGGTGAAGGAGCGCGAGGTGATTCGGCTGCTCAGCCCTCGTGCACATGCCGTTAGCCGTGAGTTAGTCCTCTGAGAAGAACCGAGGGCGAACCGTGCCAGCGCGAGACAGCGGGACATGATTAACCAGGGGAAAGACAAGACTGGTCGACTGACCGAGGGGACACACGCCGTACGACCTATGCGTACGACGGTAGTACATGCAAGACCCTTGACTGCGCCTTGTAATGACGTCAGCAGGGCGTCTACCACACTGCCCGATGAAAAGTAGAAATTTCTCCAGTGTTTGTGAATAGcctaatgtaaatgtaaaaggtGCACCGTTTAAAATCCGTTGGTATGTTTTAAAACACTACTAGTCGTATCTGTATCGTTATTTGACAAAATTAATTTGCCAGTCAAGGTCAAAGAGCTGTATTCTTAACTatgatataaaaacaaatacaaatgttataaaaaaaatgttgatgctaaaacaattatttgataccattttcatatttgattAGTTGTTAGacttagggtgtgtgtgtgtgtgtgtgtggggggggggggtttgaagTTCATCCTTTACATTATAATGTACAGAATCTTTTACACTGTTGCAGTGTAACAGTTCCACAATAGAGTCCTCTCcaaatagaaacagaaacagagtcTGTGGCACACAGGTTTATTTAACAATATGGTATATAAGTACGAAATGAGCCATTTTAACCAATTTGTACAGTGATTTCATTCttattttctgaatatttaCAGTACTGTCGAGCTGCATGATTTACATTAGAGAACAGTTCATCATCAAGTCAAGTTTAATGCAAGAGAGAAAATGATGCACAAAACTCTCTAAACACAAATCAGCAGTCAAACAAGTTAATTTCCCACCACAGGCAAAAGAGGTTCAGAGAGAATTGAGAATTCCTTTTGACTGAGGGAGAGAcaaagcaatttttttaaacatttgcaagacaaatacTGGGCCCAGGCCAGTAAAAAGAACATTCCGGCACCTGTGAACGTTAACAAGCCTCAATGCAGGTTTCTTTTACACCTGCTTtttgtgtctgggtgtgtgcaATAGTTCCTAGAtctatacaaatacatttatctCCCACAGACTCTgcaaacaggaaagaaaactAAGGCTTTCCCAAAGGCAGtccttttgaaaaatggcaTATTACAATAAATTAGCCAGGAACAGAGAAACTGAGCAAGAGGAGAAACCTGGCAAAAATTCCCAGACAAATTATTTTACAGTCttctcaacacaaacacaatattaatttgcaaaggtacaaaataaaaaaattaataaaatgaaatattttttgtttcgagaagttttgttaaaaaagtcaataccagagcataacaaatgaaaaacaaatgaaaacaccaCAAAGACCAGAGCAAATTCTTGCATGGCTGGTCTGAACCAAAAATAtattctttgtgtctttgttgtcttcttttCAATAGCAATTATTAAATCACTCTCTGTGTTGGAAGAAAAAGCAGTCCCTTGGTTTAAGGAAAGTTCACAGTCTGTAGGCCTCATATGActaatttgtttgtatttcttttagctttttacATTAGCAAGTACAAAACATTATCAGCTGAAAACAGAACAAGGCCTTTCTCTGTCCCAAAATGCTACAATCCTTCAACAAATTTCTCCAGCGTGTCTCCTGTCGTGTCACCCACCATACCCATGTCATTATTCAACCCCCCTCTGTTTGGTGTGTTAAGTTGCGGGAGCATGGCACTCTGCTCCGGCGTTCCCATGTGTCCCTGCTCCATGGAGCCCGACATTGGGCCCCCAAGGCTGGGGTGGGGCGAGCTGGAGTGGAGGGTGCCGTGTTGAGGTGAAGGATGGGGCTGTATTCTTGGGGAGGGACTGGAATGCGGGGGCTGCT includes these proteins:
- the trap1 gene encoding heat shock protein 75 kDa, mitochondrial, which produces MSRCLALARFALGSSQRTNSRLTACARGLSSRITSRSFTRDLQLGQQPRWSSRPKVWSSQRSCLGFSQQSYYSTQEAEKEPEEEPLHTIISDTESVQGSLSKHEFQAETKKLLDIVARSLYSEKEVFIRELISNGSDALEKLRHKLVTAGGETAQMEIHLQTDGAKGTFTIQDTGVGMNQEELVANLGTIARSGSKAFLDALQNQAEASSTIIGQFGVGFYSSFMVADRVDVYSRSAELDAPGYKWSSDGSGVFEIAEASGVQQGTKIVLHLKDDCKEFSTEDRVKDVVTKYSNFVSFPIFLNGRRLNTLQALWMMEPKEISDWQHEEFYRYVAQAYDKPRYTLHYRADAPLNIRSIFYVPDTKPSMFDVSREMGSSVALFSRKVLIQTKATDILPKWLRFLRGVVDSEDIPLNLSRELLQESALIRKLRDVLQQRVIRFLLDQSKKEPEKYNKFFEDYGLFMREGIVTTQEQDVKEDIAKLLRFESSALPAGQHTNLMEYSSRMKAGTRNIYYLCAPNRHLAEHSPYYEAMKQKDMEVLFCYEQFDELTLLHLREFEKKKMISVETDIVVDHYKEEKFEDSKPASERLTQEQADDLISWMKNALGPRVTNIKLTPRLDTHPAMITVLEMGAARHFLRTQQLARTPEERAQILQPTLEINAGHDLIKKLQALKETNSELAGLLLEQIYDNAMITAGLNDDPRPMISRLNDLLTKALEKH